From one Mycolicibacterium sp. HK-90 genomic stretch:
- a CDS encoding LLM class F420-dependent oxidoreductase, with amino-acid sequence MDYGLVLFTSDRGIAPAKAAKLADDHGFTTFYVPEHTHIPIKREAAHPTTGDESLPDDRYMRTLDPWVSLGTACAVTSRVRLSTAVALPVEHDPITLAKSIATLDHLSGGRVSLGVGFGWNTDELADHNVPPGRRRTMLREYLEAMRALWTEEEASYEGEFVNFGPSWAWPKPVQSHIPVLVGAAGTEKNFKWIAKSADGWITTPRDFNIDEPVKLLQDTWAAAGRSGAPQIVALDFKPDPEKLAHWRELGVTEVLFGLPDKSEAEVSAYVERLAGKLASLV; translated from the coding sequence ATGGACTATGGGCTCGTTCTCTTCACCAGTGACCGCGGCATCGCCCCGGCCAAGGCCGCCAAACTCGCCGACGATCACGGCTTCACGACGTTCTACGTGCCCGAGCACACCCACATCCCGATCAAGCGCGAGGCCGCCCACCCCACCACGGGTGACGAGTCCCTGCCCGACGACCGCTACATGCGCACCCTGGATCCCTGGGTGTCGCTGGGCACCGCGTGTGCGGTGACCTCGCGGGTGCGGTTGTCGACGGCGGTCGCGCTGCCCGTCGAGCACGATCCGATCACCCTGGCCAAATCCATCGCCACGCTGGACCACCTGTCCGGCGGCCGGGTGTCGCTGGGTGTCGGATTCGGCTGGAACACCGACGAACTCGCCGACCATAACGTGCCCCCGGGCCGGCGCCGCACCATGCTGCGCGAGTACCTGGAAGCCATGCGGGCGCTGTGGACCGAAGAAGAGGCCTCCTACGAAGGCGAATTCGTGAACTTCGGGCCGTCGTGGGCGTGGCCGAAGCCCGTTCAGTCGCACATCCCGGTGTTGGTCGGCGCGGCCGGTACCGAGAAGAACTTCAAATGGATCGCGAAATCGGCCGACGGCTGGATCACCACGCCGCGCGATTTCAACATCGACGAGCCCGTCAAGCTGCTGCAGGACACCTGGGCCGCTGCCGGGCGCTCCGGCGCACCCCAGATCGTGGCGCTGGACTTCAAGCCGGACCCCGAAAAGCTCGCTCACTGGCGTGAGCTGGGCGTCACCGAGGTGCTGTTCGGCCTGCCCGACAAGTCCGAGGCCGAGGTGTCGGCGTACGTCGAGCGGCTCGCGGGCAAGCTGGCCTCGTTGGTCTAG
- a CDS encoding alpha/beta hydrolase translates to MNSLDWRSRPATVHFGPASLQSRALGWTTAIFVRPLLGLLTLIGMGINRVAPALLQRAHLDVIDKPLRYIKPLPGTEVTPVALPNCPAEWVIAPEARDSDQVIVYLHGSALVTLGLNSHRRFVSKLSAATGARVLNIGYRLAPQADIDDAVADGLDGYRLALSLGFAPNRIVLAGDSAGGLMAADTALAARDAGLPVPAGQVLLSPLTSSDMDLKYRALQERRDVMFPFMTVKFIYDVFATVNGTRPTPVMPPEADLHGLGPFLLQVGTHEMLLNDTFALADKLHAAGVPAWVQVWDRAMHMFQLSFDVNPDARRAVEEITSFIAYATTEAEDEVSA, encoded by the coding sequence GTGAATTCGCTCGATTGGCGTAGCCGGCCGGCCACCGTGCACTTCGGCCCCGCATCCCTGCAGTCCAGAGCACTCGGCTGGACCACCGCGATCTTCGTCCGCCCATTGCTGGGTCTGCTGACCCTGATCGGGATGGGCATCAACCGTGTCGCCCCCGCGCTGCTACAGCGGGCCCACCTCGACGTCATCGACAAGCCGCTGCGGTACATCAAGCCGCTGCCCGGCACCGAGGTGACGCCGGTGGCACTGCCCAACTGCCCGGCCGAATGGGTGATCGCCCCCGAGGCCCGCGACTCCGACCAGGTGATCGTGTACCTGCACGGCTCGGCGCTGGTCACCCTCGGCCTGAACTCACACCGACGATTCGTGTCGAAGCTGTCGGCGGCCACCGGGGCACGCGTGCTCAACATCGGGTACCGACTGGCCCCGCAGGCCGACATCGACGACGCCGTGGCCGACGGCCTTGACGGCTACCGCCTGGCACTGTCGCTGGGATTCGCGCCGAATCGGATTGTCCTGGCCGGGGATTCGGCCGGTGGTCTGATGGCCGCCGATACCGCGCTGGCGGCCCGCGACGCCGGACTGCCGGTGCCCGCCGGCCAGGTCCTGCTCTCGCCCCTGACATCGTCCGACATGGACCTGAAATACCGTGCACTGCAGGAACGTCGCGATGTGATGTTCCCGTTCATGACGGTGAAGTTCATCTATGACGTGTTCGCCACCGTCAACGGCACCCGGCCCACCCCGGTGATGCCGCCCGAGGCCGACCTACACGGGCTCGGCCCGTTCCTGCTGCAGGTCGGCACCCACGAGATGCTGTTGAACGACACCTTCGCCCTGGCGGACAAGCTGCACGCCGCCGGTGTGCCGGCCTGGGTTCAGGTGTGGGACAGGGCAATGCACATGTTCCAGCTGAGTTTCGACGTCAACCCCGATGCGCGGCGCGCGGTCGAGGAAATCACGTCGTTCATCGCATATGCGACCACCGAAGCCGAGGATGAGGTGAGCGCGTAG
- a CDS encoding DUF5336 domain-containing protein codes for MTYPPSNPGYPPAPQSGSQFDATQQFAKAAPASVPAAQAPAAAPRENNLSAILLGVAAGAGIIAFLVGFGIDAKAVYLTTLVPALLLIALFGGLLAGVGLLPKQNNYTAVSAVLAVAALLVSVYVVFSIDGEVGGALWAILALTLIQAGAAITALLFDSGVITPPAPKPQFDQQAQYGQYGGPSQYYGQQHQPQLGGQPYQQAQPQRPGYPSQYGGYPGQNTGGFPIQAPQGQQGQASGPPTPPTGYPTYGQPQQQSGSSAPTTAFPAEQQAQQSSSQQSGPAPS; via the coding sequence ATGACCTACCCGCCCAGTAACCCCGGATATCCGCCAGCGCCACAGTCGGGTTCCCAATTCGACGCGACTCAGCAGTTCGCCAAGGCCGCCCCTGCATCCGTGCCTGCGGCGCAGGCTCCCGCAGCGGCGCCCCGTGAGAACAACCTCTCCGCGATCCTGCTCGGTGTCGCGGCCGGCGCGGGCATCATCGCCTTCCTGGTGGGCTTCGGCATCGACGCCAAGGCGGTGTACCTCACCACGCTCGTGCCGGCGCTGCTCCTGATCGCCCTGTTCGGTGGTCTCCTGGCCGGCGTCGGGCTGCTGCCCAAGCAGAACAACTACACCGCGGTGTCGGCGGTGCTCGCCGTCGCCGCGCTGCTGGTGTCGGTCTACGTCGTGTTCTCCATCGACGGCGAGGTCGGCGGGGCACTGTGGGCGATTCTCGCCCTCACCCTGATCCAGGCCGGTGCCGCGATCACGGCGCTGCTGTTCGACTCCGGGGTCATCACACCGCCGGCTCCCAAGCCGCAGTTCGACCAGCAGGCGCAGTACGGCCAGTACGGTGGCCCGTCGCAGTACTACGGTCAGCAGCACCAACCGCAGCTCGGCGGGCAGCCCTACCAGCAGGCTCAGCCGCAGCGTCCCGGTTACCCGTCGCAGTACGGCGGCTACCCCGGCCAGAACACCGGCGGTTTCCCGATCCAGGCCCCGCAGGGGCAGCAGGGTCAGGCGAGCGGCCCGCCGACCCCGCCCACCGGCTACCCGACCTACGGCCAGCCGCAACAGCAGTCGGGATCGTCTGCGCCCACCACTGCCTTCCCGGCAGAGCAGCAGGCACAGCAGTCGTCTTCACAGCAATCTGGCCCTGCGCCGTCGTAA
- a CDS encoding acetyl-CoA acetyltransferase, which translates to MVDPRTPVIVGVGQFTERIDLDGYRGMSSVELATEAAKAALRDTGADTAAVAQVIDTVAGTRQFEISGPQSATLGVSNNYPRSVARNVGAEPARAILEVIGGQSPQHLVTEFSAAIAAGEAEAVLLFGSENTSTLRHFSKRDDKPDHSETIDGQLEDRGYGYDGIFDEYTIKHGLIGAPVQYGLLENARRARLGLSVADYRQAMAELFAPFSQVAAKNPYSSAPVERSAEELATVTESNRMICDPYPRMMVARDQVNQGAAVLLMSVGCARKLGVPEEKWVYLRGHADMKEIKLLERAELGYSEAAIIAVNEALRVAGITLDEVAAFDLYSCFPFPVFNICDGTGLAPDDERGLTLTGGLPFFGGPGNNYSMHGIAEAVNEMRDKPGHFALVGGNGGIASKYSVGIYSTEPADWTADGSAAFQDEFNAQERVVIAEKADGPATIETYTVRYDWTPRTGIIIGRLDSDGSRFLATTTDEALVELLSEGEPLGTSIVVTSGEKRNTATLA; encoded by the coding sequence ATGGTCGATCCGCGCACCCCCGTCATCGTCGGCGTCGGACAGTTCACCGAACGCATCGATCTCGACGGCTATCGCGGGATGTCCTCGGTCGAGTTGGCCACCGAGGCGGCCAAGGCGGCCCTGCGCGACACCGGCGCTGATACCGCCGCGGTGGCGCAAGTCATCGACACCGTGGCAGGCACGCGGCAGTTCGAGATCTCAGGCCCGCAGTCGGCCACCCTCGGCGTATCCAACAACTACCCGCGTTCGGTGGCGCGCAACGTCGGCGCCGAGCCGGCCCGCGCCATCCTCGAAGTGATCGGCGGCCAGAGCCCGCAGCATCTCGTCACCGAATTCTCCGCAGCCATCGCCGCCGGCGAGGCTGAGGCGGTGCTGCTGTTCGGCTCGGAGAACACCTCGACGCTGCGCCACTTCTCCAAGCGCGACGACAAGCCGGATCACTCCGAGACCATCGACGGTCAGCTCGAGGACCGCGGTTACGGCTACGACGGCATCTTCGACGAGTACACGATCAAGCACGGGCTGATCGGCGCCCCGGTGCAGTACGGCCTGCTGGAGAATGCCCGCCGGGCGCGGCTGGGTCTCTCGGTCGCCGACTATCGGCAGGCGATGGCCGAGCTGTTCGCGCCGTTCTCTCAAGTGGCCGCCAAGAATCCGTATTCGTCTGCCCCGGTGGAACGTTCGGCCGAAGAGCTGGCCACCGTCACCGAGAGCAACCGGATGATCTGCGATCCGTACCCGCGCATGATGGTGGCCCGCGATCAGGTCAACCAGGGCGCGGCGGTGCTGCTGATGTCGGTCGGTTGTGCACGGAAACTCGGTGTGCCCGAGGAGAAGTGGGTGTACCTGCGTGGGCATGCCGACATGAAGGAAATCAAGCTGCTCGAGCGCGCCGAACTCGGCTACAGCGAGGCCGCGATCATTGCGGTGAACGAGGCGCTGCGCGTCGCCGGCATCACTCTTGACGAGGTTGCGGCCTTCGACCTCTACAGCTGCTTCCCGTTCCCGGTGTTCAACATCTGCGACGGCACCGGCCTCGCCCCCGACGACGAACGCGGCCTGACCCTCACCGGCGGACTGCCCTTCTTCGGCGGACCGGGGAACAACTACTCGATGCACGGCATCGCCGAAGCCGTCAATGAAATGCGGGACAAGCCAGGCCACTTCGCGCTCGTCGGCGGCAACGGCGGGATCGCGAGCAAGTACTCGGTCGGTATCTACTCGACCGAGCCGGCCGATTGGACAGCTGACGGCAGCGCCGCCTTCCAGGACGAGTTCAACGCGCAAGAGCGGGTGGTCATCGCCGAAAAGGCCGATGGTCCAGCCACAATCGAGACGTACACAGTCCGCTACGACTGGACGCCGCGTACCGGCATCATCATCGGGCGCCTGGATTCCGACGGCAGCCGATTCCTCGCGACGACGACGGACGAGGCGCTGGTGGAATTGCTTTCCGAGGGTGAGCCGCTGGGCACGTCGATCGTCGTGACGTCCGGCGAGAAGCGGAACACCGCGACGCTGGCGTAG
- the purH gene encoding bifunctional phosphoribosylaminoimidazolecarboxamide formyltransferase/IMP cyclohydrolase, whose protein sequence is MSEKKPIRRALISVYDKTGLADLARGLHEAGVAIVSTGSTAKTIAATGVPVTPVEDVTGFPEVLDGRVKTLHPRVHAGLLADTRKPEHVAALAELEVEAFELVVVNLYPFSETVESGASVDECVEQIDIGGPSMVRAAAKNHPSVAVVVDPLGYDGVLAAVRAGGFTLAERKILASLAFRHTAEYDVAVASWMGSTLAPEEPAQKLPQWYGGTWHRSAVLRYGENPHQQAAVYRDDSAWPGLAQAEQLHGKEMSYNNYTDADAAWRAAFDHEDICVAIIKHANPCGIAISSESVADAHRKAHECDPLSAFGGVIAANTEVSVEMAETVADIFTEVIIAPAYEPGAVEVLARKKNIRILVASEPLVGGIEMRQISGGVLLQQRDALDAEGDDPANWTLATGTPADPQTLTDLVFAWRSCRAVKSNAIVVVKDGATVGVGMGQVNRVDAAGLAVQRAGDRVVGAVAASDAFFPFPDGLETLTNAGVKAIVHPGGSVRDAEVTAAAEAAGISLYLTGARHFAH, encoded by the coding sequence GTGAGCGAGAAGAAACCGATCCGGCGAGCGCTGATCAGTGTCTATGACAAGACCGGCCTGGCCGATCTGGCCCGCGGCCTGCATGAGGCCGGCGTGGCCATCGTCTCCACCGGGTCGACCGCCAAAACCATTGCCGCCACCGGTGTTCCGGTCACTCCGGTGGAGGATGTGACGGGTTTCCCCGAGGTGCTCGACGGCCGCGTCAAGACCCTCCACCCGCGGGTGCACGCCGGTCTGCTGGCCGATACCCGTAAACCCGAACACGTCGCGGCCCTGGCCGAGCTCGAGGTCGAGGCGTTCGAGCTGGTGGTGGTGAACCTCTACCCGTTCTCCGAGACCGTGGAGTCCGGGGCCTCGGTGGACGAGTGCGTCGAGCAGATCGACATCGGCGGGCCGTCGATGGTGCGGGCCGCCGCCAAGAACCATCCGAGTGTGGCCGTGGTGGTCGACCCGCTGGGCTATGACGGCGTGCTGGCCGCGGTGCGGGCCGGCGGCTTCACCCTGGCCGAGCGGAAGATCCTGGCCTCGTTGGCCTTCCGGCACACCGCCGAGTACGACGTGGCGGTGGCGAGCTGGATGGGGTCGACGCTGGCGCCGGAAGAGCCCGCCCAGAAGCTGCCGCAGTGGTATGGCGGCACCTGGCATCGCAGCGCGGTGCTGCGCTACGGCGAGAACCCGCATCAGCAGGCCGCCGTGTACCGCGACGACTCGGCGTGGCCAGGCCTGGCTCAGGCCGAGCAGCTGCACGGCAAGGAGATGTCCTACAACAACTACACCGACGCCGATGCCGCGTGGCGGGCCGCGTTCGACCACGAAGATATCTGCGTGGCGATCATCAAGCACGCCAACCCGTGTGGCATCGCGATCTCCTCGGAATCGGTGGCCGATGCGCACCGCAAGGCCCACGAGTGCGATCCGCTGAGCGCGTTCGGCGGAGTGATCGCCGCCAACACCGAGGTCAGTGTCGAGATGGCCGAAACCGTGGCCGACATCTTCACCGAGGTGATCATTGCTCCGGCCTATGAGCCCGGTGCGGTGGAAGTGCTGGCTCGTAAGAAGAACATCCGCATCCTGGTGGCCTCGGAGCCGTTGGTCGGCGGCATCGAGATGCGCCAGATCAGCGGTGGTGTACTGCTGCAGCAGCGCGACGCGCTCGACGCCGAGGGCGACGACCCGGCCAACTGGACCCTCGCGACCGGTACCCCGGCCGACCCGCAGACGCTGACTGATCTGGTCTTCGCCTGGCGCTCCTGCCGCGCGGTGAAGTCCAACGCGATCGTGGTGGTCAAGGACGGCGCGACCGTGGGTGTCGGTATGGGACAGGTGAATCGCGTCGACGCGGCCGGACTTGCGGTGCAGCGCGCCGGGGACCGCGTGGTCGGTGCCGTCGCTGCCTCCGACGCGTTCTTCCCGTTCCCCGACGGCCTGGAGACGCTGACGAACGCCGGCGTCAAGGCCATCGTGCACCCGGGAGGGTCGGTGCGTGACGCCGAGGTGACCGCCGCCGCCGAGGCCGCGGGTATTTCCCTGTACCTCACCGGGGCAAGGCATTTCGCGCACTAG
- the purN gene encoding phosphoribosylglycinamide formyltransferase: MQQPLRVPPSAPARLVVLASGTGSLLASLLAAAVDDYPARVVAVGTDRKCAALDIASAAGVPSYTVRLGDYAERDAWDAALTAATAEHEPDLVVSAGFMKILGGQFLSRFPGRVVNTHPALLPAFPGAHAVPEALAYGVRVTGCTVHLVDSGMDTGPILAQQPIEVLDDDTEETLHERIKVVERRLLVDVLAALATRGVTWTGRKATIG; this comes from the coding sequence GTGCAGCAACCGCTACGAGTACCTCCGAGTGCTCCGGCACGGCTGGTAGTGCTGGCTTCGGGGACCGGGTCGTTGCTCGCCTCGCTACTGGCTGCCGCCGTCGACGACTATCCGGCGCGCGTCGTCGCGGTCGGAACCGACCGCAAATGCGCCGCCCTGGACATCGCGTCGGCGGCCGGCGTGCCGTCCTACACCGTCCGGTTGGGCGACTATGCGGAGCGCGACGCCTGGGATGCCGCGCTCACCGCGGCCACCGCCGAACACGAGCCGGACCTGGTGGTGTCGGCCGGGTTCATGAAGATTCTCGGCGGCCAATTCCTGTCCCGTTTCCCAGGCCGGGTGGTGAACACCCACCCCGCGCTGCTGCCCGCGTTCCCGGGGGCGCATGCGGTACCGGAGGCGTTGGCCTACGGCGTACGGGTGACGGGCTGCACGGTGCATCTCGTGGACTCGGGTATGGATACCGGGCCGATTCTGGCCCAGCAGCCCATCGAGGTGCTCGATGATGACACCGAAGAGACTTTGCACGAGCGCATCAAAGTGGTCGAACGACGACTGCTCGTGGATGTGTTGGCCGCGCTGGCAACCCGCGGCGTGACCTGGACTGGACGAAAGGCGACCATAGGGTGA
- the sfnG gene encoding dimethylsulfone monooxygenase SfnG → MTTERIADHVKFAYWVPNVSGGLVTSDIEQRTDWNYEYNKKLAQTAENNGFEYALSQVRYEASYGAEYQHESTSFSLALLLATQKLKVIAAVHPGLWQPAVLAKLGATADHLSNGRFAVNVVSGWFKDEFTHLGEPWLEHDERYRRSAEFLQVLRKIWTEDDVDFRGDFYRIHDFTLKPKPLNTPERPNPELFQGGNSTAARRNGGYYADWYFSNGKDFEGLTEQVVEVRDHARNADREVKFGLNGFIIARDTEKEAKETLKEIVAKANKPAVEGFRSAVQQAGNSTGDKKGMWADSSFEDLVQYNDGFRTQLIGTPEQIAERIAAYRKRGVDLILGGFLHFQEEIEYFGAKVLPIVREIEAAETDSADAPVLVSA, encoded by the coding sequence ATGACGACCGAACGCATCGCCGACCACGTCAAGTTCGCCTACTGGGTGCCCAACGTCAGCGGCGGCCTGGTCACCAGCGACATCGAGCAGCGCACCGACTGGAACTACGAGTACAACAAGAAGCTGGCCCAGACCGCGGAGAACAACGGCTTCGAGTACGCGTTGAGCCAGGTTCGCTACGAGGCCAGCTACGGTGCCGAGTACCAGCACGAGTCCACGAGCTTCAGCCTGGCGCTACTGCTGGCCACCCAGAAGCTCAAGGTCATCGCCGCTGTCCACCCCGGGTTGTGGCAACCCGCGGTGCTGGCCAAGCTGGGCGCCACCGCCGACCACCTCAGCAACGGCCGGTTCGCCGTCAACGTCGTCTCCGGCTGGTTCAAGGACGAGTTCACCCACCTGGGCGAGCCCTGGCTCGAACATGACGAGCGGTACCGGCGCAGCGCGGAGTTCCTCCAGGTGCTGCGAAAGATCTGGACCGAGGACGACGTGGATTTCCGCGGCGACTTCTACCGCATCCACGACTTCACCCTCAAGCCGAAGCCGCTCAACACCCCGGAACGCCCCAACCCGGAGTTGTTCCAGGGCGGCAACTCCACTGCAGCGCGCCGCAACGGTGGGTACTACGCCGACTGGTACTTCTCCAACGGCAAAGACTTCGAGGGCCTCACCGAGCAGGTCGTCGAGGTGCGTGATCATGCTCGCAATGCCGACCGGGAAGTGAAGTTCGGCCTGAACGGGTTCATCATCGCGCGCGACACAGAGAAAGAGGCAAAGGAAACCCTCAAAGAGATCGTCGCCAAGGCCAACAAGCCCGCCGTCGAAGGTTTCCGCAGTGCTGTGCAGCAGGCCGGCAACTCCACGGGCGACAAGAAAGGTATGTGGGCCGATTCCAGTTTCGAGGATCTGGTGCAGTACAACGACGGCTTCCGTACGCAATTGATCGGAACACCGGAGCAGATCGCCGAAAGAATTGCCGCGTACCGCAAACGTGGCGTCGACCTGATCCTCGGTGGGTTCCTGCACTTCCAAGAGGAAATCGAGTACTTCGGCGCCAAGGTGTTGCCGATCGTTCGCGAAATAGAGGCCGCTGAAACGGATTCCGCCGACGCCCCCGTTCTGGTATCGGCTTGA
- a CDS encoding TetR/AcrR family transcriptional regulator, producing MVAKIIATAVKMLKKTDPEQITTNAIAARAGVSKGSIYQYFANKEELIHAAIEQLAAEQAPVIEDMLRSVTLEQPQAAMQASIDILIDFTIANRKLIRYVADRPDYARTLENASGLNATLLAMTTLHMAHYRDQYRHELSPRALAWLFFNMAVATTTRYIESDDPIQLDELRSGLKFASAGLLAAGRQ from the coding sequence ATGGTCGCAAAAATCATCGCGACTGCGGTGAAGATGCTGAAGAAGACCGACCCCGAGCAGATCACCACCAACGCCATTGCGGCGCGGGCCGGCGTCAGCAAGGGATCCATCTACCAGTACTTCGCCAACAAGGAAGAACTCATCCATGCCGCGATCGAGCAGCTCGCCGCCGAGCAGGCGCCGGTGATCGAGGACATGCTCCGCTCCGTCACCCTGGAGCAGCCGCAGGCGGCCATGCAGGCGTCGATCGACATCCTGATCGACTTCACGATCGCCAACCGGAAGTTGATCCGCTACGTCGCCGACCGGCCCGACTATGCCCGCACACTGGAGAACGCCTCAGGCCTGAACGCGACACTGCTGGCGATGACCACCCTGCACATGGCGCACTACCGAGACCAGTACCGCCACGAGCTGAGCCCCCGCGCGTTGGCGTGGCTCTTCTTCAACATGGCCGTGGCCACCACGACGCGCTACATCGAGAGCGACGATCCGATCCAGCTCGACGAACTGCGCAGCGGGCTGAAGTTCGCCTCGGCGGGCCTACTGGCGGCCGGACGGCAATAG
- a CDS encoding oxygenase MpaB family protein: MTATSDVSVPTAEEPDESADIELVPLDSLTGEHTGRWTFLIVDGAAFMMQAMHPVIAEITGRYSAAFHGDPGGRAIRSVDSVLRWTYGGTEAVAEGNRVRALHQPITMKSAETGKQISALNPEAYQWVIATGYIVNAEGGGKLLIGRDFTDAEKDELLRDNRRLARLLHVPMNGYPTTRAEMADYYEEMIDKLEGTPQALQLIEEMQTGNVELPPSVPKVLRPLVRRALRPALRFNYLSVVGLLEPRLRAKLGVTWSDDEERQLQRIYAVIRAAYRILPDRLTYFPLAYHARKHHECLEKMKQRQQKSFAYNLSEGPAARGL; the protein is encoded by the coding sequence ATGACCGCCACATCGGACGTCTCAGTTCCGACCGCCGAAGAACCAGACGAATCCGCCGACATCGAACTCGTTCCACTCGACTCACTGACAGGTGAGCACACCGGTCGGTGGACCTTCCTGATCGTCGACGGGGCGGCGTTCATGATGCAGGCGATGCACCCCGTCATCGCGGAGATCACCGGCCGCTATTCGGCTGCGTTCCACGGAGATCCGGGTGGACGAGCCATCCGCAGCGTCGACTCGGTGCTGCGATGGACCTACGGCGGCACCGAGGCTGTCGCCGAAGGGAATCGCGTGCGTGCGCTGCATCAGCCGATCACGATGAAGAGCGCCGAGACGGGCAAGCAGATCAGTGCGCTCAATCCCGAGGCATATCAATGGGTGATCGCCACGGGCTACATCGTCAACGCCGAAGGCGGGGGCAAGCTGCTGATCGGACGCGACTTCACCGACGCTGAGAAGGACGAGTTGCTGCGGGACAACCGCCGGCTCGCGCGCCTGCTGCACGTGCCGATGAACGGCTATCCGACGACCCGCGCCGAGATGGCCGACTACTACGAGGAGATGATCGACAAGCTGGAAGGCACGCCGCAAGCCTTGCAGTTGATCGAGGAGATGCAGACCGGCAACGTCGAGCTACCGCCGTCCGTGCCGAAGGTGTTGCGCCCGTTGGTCCGTCGCGCACTACGGCCTGCGCTGCGGTTCAACTACCTCTCGGTGGTCGGACTGCTCGAACCCCGGCTGCGGGCCAAGCTCGGTGTCACCTGGAGCGACGACGAGGAGCGTCAACTTCAGCGCATCTATGCCGTGATCCGCGCTGCCTACCGCATACTGCCCGACCGGCTCACCTACTTCCCGCTGGCCTATCACGCACGCAAACACCATGAGTGCCTTGAGAAGATGAAGCAGCGCCAGCAGAAGTCGTTCGCCTACAACCTGTCAGAAGGTCCAGCTGCCAGAGGGTTGTAG
- a CDS encoding DUF6350 family protein codes for MSNRPVGTRQARELLRVAFGPSVVALVVIAAVVLLQLLIANSDMTGAFGAIASMWLGVHQVPVSIGGSELGVMPLLPVLAMIWGTARTTAAATAPNTSWFVTRWVVASALGGPILIAAILLAVIHDAASVIGELQTPSALHAFCAVLVVHAIGAVIGVGSKVGRRTLAASPLPAWLPDALRAAVAGVLALFGLSGVVTAVSLVVHWGTMHDLFAITDSLFGQLSLTALSILYIPNVIVGTSAIAVGSSAHVGLATFSSFTVFGGDIPAVPVLAAVPSPPLGPIWVALLIVGAASAVALGQQCARRPLPIGAAVAKLVVAAALAAATMALAGYAGSGRLGNFGDVGVDQATFAPAVFLWFTGIGGLTVAMSGGLTRKPRVVAPPKPVPEPEPEPVPEPDNAPEPDDEDDYIEADPEPDLQPDEPLVSWSADEVPADEPEYEDEDEPETAYQPRPRTYEDLDDDPEDHFIVDDMPDDPVTGDQPRRAGD; via the coding sequence GTGAGTAACCGGCCAGTCGGCACCCGCCAGGCACGCGAGTTGCTCCGGGTCGCGTTCGGGCCGTCGGTCGTAGCGCTGGTGGTCATCGCCGCGGTTGTCCTGCTGCAACTGCTGATCGCCAACAGCGACATGACGGGCGCGTTCGGCGCGATCGCCAGCATGTGGCTGGGCGTGCACCAGGTTCCGGTGTCGATCGGTGGCAGCGAGCTCGGCGTGATGCCGCTGCTACCGGTCCTGGCCATGATCTGGGGTACCGCCCGCACCACGGCCGCCGCCACCGCGCCCAACACCTCGTGGTTCGTCACCCGTTGGGTGGTGGCATCCGCCCTCGGCGGGCCGATCCTCATCGCGGCCATCCTGTTGGCCGTCATTCATGACGCCGCCTCGGTGATCGGTGAGCTACAGACCCCGAGTGCGCTACACGCGTTCTGCGCCGTATTGGTGGTGCACGCGATCGGCGCGGTCATCGGCGTCGGTTCGAAGGTGGGCCGGCGCACGCTGGCCGCCTCACCACTGCCCGCCTGGTTGCCCGACGCGCTTCGCGCCGCGGTGGCCGGGGTGCTCGCCCTGTTCGGGCTTTCCGGTGTGGTGACCGCGGTGTCGCTGGTGGTGCATTGGGGCACGATGCACGACCTGTTCGCCATCACGGACAGCCTCTTCGGCCAGCTCAGCCTGACTGCGTTGTCGATCCTCTACATCCCCAACGTGATCGTCGGGACCTCGGCCATCGCGGTGGGGTCCAGCGCCCACGTCGGGTTGGCCACCTTCAGTTCTTTCACGGTGTTCGGTGGCGACATTCCGGCGGTACCGGTGCTGGCCGCGGTTCCCAGCCCGCCGCTGGGCCCGATCTGGGTGGCGCTGCTGATCGTCGGGGCCGCTTCGGCCGTCGCGCTGGGCCAGCAATGTGCCCGCCGCCCGCTGCCGATCGGGGCGGCGGTCGCCAAGTTGGTGGTCGCGGCCGCGCTGGCGGCGGCGACGATGGCGTTGGCCGGCTATGCGGGCAGCGGCCGGTTGGGCAACTTCGGTGACGTCGGGGTGGACCAGGCGACGTTCGCGCCGGCGGTGTTCCTGTGGTTCACCGGGATCGGCGGGTTGACGGTGGCGATGTCCGGTGGCCTGACCCGCAAACCACGCGTCGTGGCGCCGCCGAAGCCCGTGCCGGAACCGGAACCGGAGCCGGTGCCGGAGCCGGACAACGCGCCCGAGCCCGATGACGAGGACGACTACATCGAGGCAGACCCCGAGCCAGACCTCCAACCCGACGAACCCCTGGTGTCGTGGTCGGCCGACGAGGTGCCTGCCGACGAGCCGGAGTACGAGGACGAAGACGAGCCGGAGACCGCCTACCAGCCCCGCCCCCGTACCTACGAGGACCTCGATGACGATCCCGAGGACCACTTCATCGTTGACGACATGCCCGACGACCCAGTGACCGGCGACCAGCCGCGTCGTGCGGGCGACTAG